In the Gossypium raimondii isolate GPD5lz chromosome 9, ASM2569854v1, whole genome shotgun sequence genome, one interval contains:
- the LOC105799900 gene encoding glutathione S-transferase U8 yields MGEEVKVFGYWASPYSYRAELALKLKGVSYEYINEDIFGNKSDLLLKYNPVHKKVPVLLHNGKPIVESLVILEYIEETWKHNPYLPQDPYDKATARFWIKFIDEKCFPTLWLAAWSAENEREKVTNEACEYLKTLESALNGKKFFGGETIGMVDIVASSVGYFIRVTQEIMGQNLLSADKFPQLFQWSEDFANCSIVKESLPPRDKLLPFVKGLIAKYQQDNAKA; encoded by the exons ATGGGTGAAGAAGTGAAGGTTTTTGGATACTGGGCAAGCCCTTACAGCTACAGGGCAGAGCTTGCTTTGAAGTTGAAAGGTGTTTCTTATGAGTACATAAATGAGGATATCTTTGGCAACAAGAGCGATTTGCTTTTGAAATACAATCCGGTTCATAAGAAAGTCCCGGTTCTTCTTCACAACGGGAAACCAATTGTAGAGTCTCTTGTTATACTTGAATACATTGAGGAAACTTGGAAGCATAATCCCTATTTGCCACAAGATCCTTATGACAAAGCTACCGCTCGATTCTGGATCAAGTTCATCGACGAAAag tgCTTTCCTACCCTTTGGCTAGCTGCATGGAGCGCCGAGAATGAGCGAGAAAAAGTGACGAATGAAGCTTGCGAGTATCTGAAAACGCTTGAAAGTGCGCTTAATGGAAAGAAATTCTTTGGTGGAGAAACCATTGGAATGGTAGATATTGTTGCGAGCTCTGTTGGCTATTTCATTAGGGTCACTCAAGAAATTATGGGGCAAAATCTGCTGTCAGCTGACAAATTTCCCCAATTATTCCAATGGTCTGAAGATTTCGCAAATTGCAGCATTGTTAAGGAAAGTTTGCCTCCAAGAGACAAACTACTTCCCTTTGTCAAAGGTCTCATTGCCAAATATCAGCAAGATAATGCTAAGGCCTAA
- the LOC128032475 gene encoding uncharacterized protein LOC128032475 isoform X1: MLDSFFNMSLLLNNPQTTTNWEIRLKMDEVGGKELAENLEILTTKAKPRHCITLRKERSRQIPKLVACECNRQVEHSLGKFRLLRFLVTSLRAIPLQRLPTKRLTFT, encoded by the exons ATGTTAGATTCCTTCTTCAACATGTCATTATTGCTCAACAACCCACAGACAACCACCAACTGGGAAATCAG GTTGAAAATGGATGAGGTTGGTGGCAAAGAGTTGGCGGAAAATTTGGAAATATTGACAACTAAGGCCAAGCCACGGCATTGTATCACATTAAGG AAAGAAAGAAGCAGACAAATACCAAAACTTGTGGCATGTGAATGTAACAGACAAGTAGAACATAGCTTGGGCAAATTTCGACTGCTGAGATTCTTAGTTACCAGCCTGAGAGCCATTCCGCTACAACGATTGCCCACAAAAAGGCTCACATTCACTtaa
- the LOC128032475 gene encoding uncharacterized protein LOC128032475 isoform X2 → MLDSFFNMSLLLNNPQTTTNWEIRLKMDEVGGKELAENLEILTTKAKPRHCITLREMHIYFVQQKKPTCSTCYIKMFYS, encoded by the exons ATGTTAGATTCCTTCTTCAACATGTCATTATTGCTCAACAACCCACAGACAACCACCAACTGGGAAATCAG GTTGAAAATGGATGAGGTTGGTGGCAAAGAGTTGGCGGAAAATTTGGAAATATTGACAACTAAGGCCAAGCCACGGCATTGTATCACATTAAGG GAAATGCACATATACTTTGTTCAACAAAAAAAGCCTACCTGTTCCACCTGCTATATCAAGATGTTTTATTCCTAG
- the LOC105799899 gene encoding glutathione S-transferase U8, producing the protein MGEEVKVFGFWASPYSHRVELALSLKGVPYEYIEEDILKNKSDLLLKYNPIHKKVPVFLHKGKPIVESIVILEYIEETWKANPILPQNLYDKAIDRFWIKFIDDKCLPAIRKATFSPENERETAVEEACECLRTLESALNGKRFFGGDAIGMVDIAANFLTIWLRTIQEATGLEVLSVEKFPDLFKWTDDFISCSVVKESLPPTDKLLSFVKASLSQ; encoded by the exons ATGGGCGAAGAAGTGAAGGTTTTTGGATTTTGGGCAAGCCCTTACAGCCACAGGGTAGAGCTGGCTTTGAGCTTGAAAGGTGTTCCATATGAATACATAGAAGAGGATATCTTAAAGAACAAGAGTGATTTACTTTTGAAATATAATCCCATTCATAAAAAAGTTCCAGTTTTTCTCCACAAAGGGAAACCAATTGTAGAGTCTATTGTTATACTTGAATATATTGAGGAAACTTGGAAAGCCAATCCCATTTTACCACAAAATCTTTATGACAAAGCCATCGATAGGTTTTGGATCAAGTTCATCGATGACaag TGCTTGCCTGCGATTAGGAAAGCTACATTTAGCCCTGAGAATGAGCGAGAAACGGCGGTGGAAGAAGCTTGTGAGTGTCTAAGAACGCTTGAAAGTGCACTGAATGGAAAGAGATTCTTTGGTGGGGATGCGATCGGAATGGTAGACATTGCTGCCAACTTTCTTACCATTTGGCTTAGGACCATTCAAGAAGCTACGGGATTGGAGGTGTTGTCAGTTGAGAAATTCCCCGACTTGTTTAAATGGACTGACGACTTCATAAGTTGCAGTGTTGTTAAGGAAAGTTTGCCTCCTACAGACAAACTATTATCCTTTGTCAAAGCTAGTCTTTCCCAATGA